Proteins encoded together in one Anaerotignum propionicum DSM 1682 window:
- a CDS encoding LysM peptidoglycan-binding domain-containing protein has translation MSGDKNSNTNPGSRGLNDNEYYEDLYNDLPKEVVDILMQTHPLMSKDADTEVSRSKRRPSREDIEEVREARMQQVSSEINEIRKAPQQEGDPTRYVSRRTRNNYDPSGEDTNNMTSSGHKMEQDEYDDGIQYVSVVPARKKSKMVEEASQQTFVPAKRKKFRKEENAFEDFTPNGRGRYEELDFAEKAKQENLDSLYDDYDEEEDYRGGVSKLGIILGIIGLILIVFLIFKCVSLSSKLEEAQNQVTANGDLSSKYEKIQLEKMQLEEELADLKGTNPEKNTSSTDNSNTNTPSANNSSTNKPNTTNNSSGNSTNASEYVVQEGDTAWSIAQKVLGNGAQYQKILDANNLKETDTISVGTKLKIPR, from the coding sequence ATGAGCGGTGATAAAAACAGCAATACAAACCCAGGTTCTCGAGGTTTGAACGATAACGAATACTATGAAGATTTATATAACGATCTGCCAAAGGAAGTGGTGGATATTTTAATGCAGACACACCCATTAATGAGTAAGGACGCAGACACAGAAGTCAGTCGCTCTAAAAGACGTCCTTCCAGAGAAGATATTGAGGAGGTTCGGGAGGCAAGAATGCAACAGGTAAGCAGCGAAATCAATGAAATTAGAAAGGCGCCTCAGCAAGAGGGGGACCCTACCAGATATGTTTCACGACGTACAAGAAATAATTATGATCCTTCGGGAGAAGATACGAATAATATGACATCTTCAGGGCATAAAATGGAACAGGACGAGTATGACGATGGCATCCAGTATGTAAGTGTAGTGCCTGCTCGCAAAAAGTCAAAAATGGTGGAAGAAGCTTCTCAGCAAACCTTTGTGCCTGCAAAGCGCAAAAAGTTTAGAAAAGAAGAAAACGCTTTTGAGGATTTTACACCCAATGGCAGAGGTCGCTATGAGGAGCTGGATTTTGCAGAGAAAGCCAAGCAGGAAAACTTAGACAGCCTTTATGATGATTATGATGAAGAAGAGGATTATCGCGGCGGGGTTAGTAAGCTGGGTATAATTTTAGGTATCATTGGGCTAATATTAATTGTGTTCCTGATTTTTAAATGTGTCAGCCTAAGCAGTAAGCTGGAGGAGGCACAGAATCAGGTGACTGCCAATGGAGATTTGAGCAGTAAGTATGAAAAAATCCAGCTTGAAAAAATGCAATTGGAAGAAGAATTGGCAGACTTGAAAGGCACAAACCCAGAAAAAAACACGTCTAGCACAGACAATTCCAATACAAATACCCCTAGTGCAAACAATTCTAGTACAAATAAGCCCAATACAACAAACAACAGCTCAGGGAATAGCACAAATGCATCAGAATATGTTGTGCAGGAGGGTGACACTGCGTGGAGTATTGCCCAGAAGGTATTAGGCAATGGTGCTCAATATCAGAAAATTTTGGATGCAAATAACTTAAAGGAAACAGATACCATCAGCGTTGGAACAAAGCTGAAAATTCCTAGATGA
- the rho gene encoding transcription termination factor Rho, protein MENDLQKKTLAELREMAREMDVKSISSLKKSELIEKISEKQSQAERVAVKRVTAYGFSLQENQEPVKKPETPIEGKDEGYTHRERVVQREEKATVMENSVPGEGILEVMPDGFGFLRTQNFLPGAGDIYVSPSQIRRFNLKTGDAVKGNIRTAREGEKFGALLFVKSVNGDFPDQAAKRPNFEDLTPIYPEEKLHFEVSREELSGRIIDLCAPIGKGQRGMIVAPPKVGKTVLLTQMANALTKNHKEVHLIVLLIDERPEEVTDIQRSIEGENVQIVYSTFDEQPEHHKRVTEMVLERAKRLVEQGKDLVILLDSLTRLARAYNLTIPPSGRTLSGGLDPAALYMPKRFFGAARNIENGGSLTILATALVDTGSKMDEVVFEEFKGTGNMELVLDRRLSERRIFPAVDINKSGTRREEKLLTEQELECNFTLRKMASTMSQMEMVEGFYDLMRKTKNNQEFMERLPFWEKTLGLFDK, encoded by the coding sequence ATGGAAAACGATCTGCAGAAAAAAACTCTGGCAGAATTGAGAGAGATGGCGAGGGAAATGGATGTTAAGTCCATTTCCTCTCTTAAAAAAAGTGAATTGATTGAAAAGATATCAGAAAAGCAGTCTCAGGCGGAACGTGTTGCCGTTAAGCGTGTGACTGCTTATGGTTTTTCTCTGCAGGAGAATCAGGAGCCGGTGAAAAAACCCGAAACGCCCATTGAGGGGAAAGACGAGGGTTATACCCACAGGGAAAGAGTAGTCCAAAGGGAAGAAAAGGCTACGGTAATGGAAAACAGCGTACCCGGCGAGGGAATACTGGAGGTAATGCCCGATGGGTTTGGCTTCCTTAGAACGCAGAATTTTCTTCCCGGGGCTGGAGATATTTATGTGTCTCCTTCCCAAATTAGAAGGTTTAATCTAAAAACAGGGGACGCAGTGAAAGGAAATATTCGAACAGCTAGGGAGGGCGAGAAGTTTGGTGCCCTTTTATTCGTAAAATCGGTCAACGGAGATTTCCCTGATCAGGCGGCGAAACGCCCCAATTTTGAGGATTTAACACCCATTTACCCTGAAGAAAAGCTGCACTTTGAGGTTAGCCGAGAGGAGCTTTCGGGAAGAATTATCGATCTCTGTGCCCCCATTGGTAAGGGACAAAGAGGAATGATTGTGGCACCTCCTAAGGTGGGTAAAACTGTTCTTTTGACACAAATGGCTAATGCCCTAACAAAAAACCACAAAGAAGTACATCTTATCGTACTTTTGATTGATGAACGCCCTGAAGAAGTAACAGATATTCAGCGCTCCATTGAAGGTGAGAATGTTCAGATAGTATACTCTACCTTTGATGAACAGCCCGAGCACCATAAACGAGTGACGGAGATGGTTTTGGAAAGAGCAAAGCGTCTCGTGGAGCAAGGGAAAGACTTGGTTATTCTGTTAGACAGCTTAACAAGATTGGCCAGAGCCTACAACTTGACCATTCCGCCCAGCGGCAGAACCCTTTCCGGCGGTTTGGATCCCGCGGCATTGTATATGCCAAAGCGTTTCTTCGGTGCTGCCCGAAACATTGAAAATGGGGGCAGCTTAACCATATTGGCAACGGCGCTGGTGGATACGGGAAGTAAAATGGACGAGGTTGTCTTTGAAGAATTTAAGGGTACAGGCAATATGGAATTGGTGCTAGATAGAAGACTTTCTGAGCGGCGTATTTTCCCCGCGGTAGATATTAACAAGTCAGGGACAAGACGAGAAGAGAAGCTTCTGACCGAGCAAGAGTTGGAATGCAACTTTACCCTAAGGAAAATGGCATCTACCATGAGCCAGATGGAGATGGTAGAAGGCTTTTATGATTTGATGAGGAAGACCAAAAATAACCAAGAGTTTATGGAGCGCTTACCCTTCTGGGAAAAGACCTTGGGGCTGTTTGATAAGTGA
- the rpmE gene encoding 50S ribosomal protein L31, translated as MREGIHPQYNQIKVRCNCGNEFVTGSTKEEIRVEVCSKCHPFYTGSQKLLLEAGGRVEKFNKKYGRK; from the coding sequence ATGAGAGAAGGAATCCATCCCCAGTACAATCAGATTAAAGTAAGATGTAACTGTGGTAACGAATTTGTAACAGGTTCTACAAAGGAAGAAATCAGAGTCGAAGTTTGCTCTAAGTGTCATCCTTTCTACACAGGCAGCCAGAAGTTGCTTTTGGAAGCTGGCGGTAGAGTAGAAAAATTCAACAAAAAATACGGCAGAAAGTAA